Proteins encoded together in one Phycisphaerae bacterium window:
- a CDS encoding DegT/DnrJ/EryC1/StrS family aminotransferase: MNQPTIALARPYITEAEIHAVVEVLRSPNLSLGPVLGAFEERFAAYCGTRHGVACSSGTTGLHLLVASMGIGPGDEVITTPFSFVASANCILMVGGTPVFADIDPHTWNIDPVKVASAITSKTKALIPVDVFGQPADMDAIMALARRHNLKVIEDSCEALGSTWRERRAGSLGDAGVFGFYPNKQITTGEGGMIVTDDDDLAAMCRSLRNQGRDTHGGWLSHPRMGYNYRLSDINCALGLAQLERVDEIIAGRRSIVEMYRKRLGDEPRLVLQRIHPDVGMSWFVFVVRLADKYTAEDRDRILVGLRDRGIGCSNYFAPIHLQPFYGERFGCTWGDFPVCEHVAARTIALPFHHELTESDIDTVCRTLRSLL, translated from the coding sequence ATGAATCAGCCGACCATCGCCCTGGCCAGACCGTATATCACGGAGGCGGAAATCCATGCCGTGGTCGAGGTCTTGCGTTCGCCGAACCTGAGCCTGGGGCCGGTGCTGGGGGCCTTCGAGGAGCGCTTCGCCGCTTACTGCGGAACGCGACACGGCGTTGCCTGTTCCAGCGGGACGACGGGGCTTCACCTGCTGGTGGCGTCGATGGGCATCGGTCCCGGCGACGAAGTGATCACCACACCGTTCTCGTTCGTGGCCTCGGCCAACTGCATTCTCATGGTGGGCGGCACACCGGTGTTCGCCGATATTGATCCGCACACGTGGAACATCGACCCGGTGAAGGTGGCGTCGGCGATCACGTCGAAGACGAAGGCGTTGATTCCCGTGGACGTTTTCGGCCAGCCGGCGGACATGGACGCGATCATGGCGCTCGCCCGGCGGCACAATCTGAAGGTGATTGAAGATTCCTGCGAAGCGCTGGGGAGCACCTGGCGGGAACGCAGGGCCGGTTCGCTGGGCGATGCCGGCGTGTTCGGCTTCTATCCGAACAAGCAGATCACCACCGGCGAGGGCGGAATGATCGTCACCGACGACGACGATCTCGCGGCCATGTGCCGCTCGCTGCGTAACCAGGGGCGCGATACGCACGGCGGTTGGCTGTCGCACCCGAGAATGGGTTACAACTATCGACTCAGCGATATCAACTGTGCCCTGGGACTGGCGCAGCTCGAGCGCGTGGATGAGATCATCGCCGGTCGCCGCAGCATCGTGGAGATGTATCGTAAGCGTCTCGGCGACGAGCCGCGCCTCGTGCTCCAGCGCATCCATCCCGACGTGGGCATGAGCTGGTTCGTTTTCGTCGTTCGCCTGGCGGACAAGTACACGGCCGAGGACCGCGACCGCATCCTCGTCGGCCTACGCGACCGGGGGATCGGGTGCAGCAACTACTTCGCCCCGATCCATCTCCAGCCGTTCTACGGCGAGCGCTTCGGCTGCACGTGGGGCGATTTCCCGGTCTGCGAGCACGTTGCGGCGCGAACGATCGCCCTGCCGTTCCACCACGAACTGACCGAAAGCGACATCGACACGGTGTGCCGAACGCTGCGCTCTCTGCTATGA
- a CDS encoding PDZ domain-containing protein, translating into MIAGLGPAGAVRAQLQVVDPNDLSDPAARALQMSEPGDEVFSREVPAAVQARIRESIRGLASPSYQARVQSTDQLIGMGAVTFPLLRETYRDTDDLEVQQRIEIVVFEAFINYMVPLNDWGYLGIQGPIQTNIRTHEHDARIPRGKIGLPPTQVMPDTPAERGGLIAGDVIIAMDGEYLEGGPVNGFSLFASAIRRRGPGTPVKLTVLRENETLELSVVLGRPPVEQLNQASGLRIQGLNEAYSGARQRFGPWWQKYFADTRPSALGADE; encoded by the coding sequence GTGATCGCGGGTCTGGGACCGGCCGGGGCGGTCCGTGCGCAGTTGCAGGTCGTCGATCCGAACGATCTCAGTGATCCCGCGGCGCGTGCGCTGCAGATGTCCGAACCGGGCGACGAGGTCTTCAGCCGGGAGGTCCCGGCAGCGGTTCAGGCACGTATCCGGGAATCGATCCGCGGGCTGGCGTCGCCTTCCTACCAGGCGCGGGTGCAATCGACGGACCAGCTCATTGGTATGGGTGCAGTCACATTCCCGCTGCTGCGCGAAACCTATCGGGACACCGACGACCTGGAGGTGCAGCAGCGCATCGAGATTGTCGTCTTCGAGGCATTCATCAACTACATGGTGCCGCTCAACGACTGGGGCTACCTCGGGATACAGGGCCCGATTCAGACGAACATCCGCACGCACGAACATGACGCGCGCATCCCGCGCGGCAAGATCGGGCTCCCGCCGACGCAGGTAATGCCGGATACGCCCGCAGAGCGTGGCGGACTCATCGCCGGAGATGTCATTATCGCCATGGACGGTGAGTATCTCGAAGGCGGACCGGTCAACGGTTTCAGCCTGTTCGCGTCGGCGATTCGCCGCCGAGGTCCGGGAACGCCGGTGAAGCTCACCGTGTTGCGGGAAAATGAGACGCTGGAATTGAGCGTCGTGCTCGGACGTCCGCCCGTTGAGCAACTCAATCAAGCCAGCGGTCTGCGCATCCAAGGCTTGAACGAAGCCTACAGCGGCGCCCGGCAACGCTTCGGCCCGTGGTGGCAGAAATACTTCGCGGACACCAGGCCTTCGGCATTGGGGGCGGACGAGTGA
- a CDS encoding PDZ domain-containing protein: MLRRPSKSVAVQTLAWLALAACLPAEGVIPEARAQDPAGANLRTDDAPPASLDPELRPVTDPRRRQALENLIEQLASPSFDRREQASNSLRRLWREALPLLVEEYRTAGDLEVRQRIEQLVFEAYIENAFWDRYGFLGIRHAAVPFQDRPGGPTRYAARVSEVVSGTAAEVANLQLDDLIIAFNDEPLPVLTDPQAFGECIRKFPPGTKIRITIVRRNELQVVSATLGRWPRQQVVSPGQPVYSLLEEANHQFAAWWTRNFEAPPPSSAAPMTSSKAAEVSTD; the protein is encoded by the coding sequence ATGCTCCGTCGGCCTTCGAAAAGCGTCGCTGTCCAGACCCTGGCGTGGTTGGCGCTTGCCGCGTGCCTGCCCGCCGAAGGCGTAATTCCCGAGGCCAGGGCGCAGGATCCCGCCGGTGCGAACTTGCGAACCGACGACGCGCCACCTGCGTCGCTCGACCCCGAGCTGCGGCCGGTGACCGATCCGCGGCGGCGGCAGGCGCTGGAGAATCTGATCGAGCAACTCGCCTCGCCCTCTTTCGATCGACGTGAACAGGCGTCGAACAGCCTCAGGCGTCTGTGGCGGGAAGCCCTGCCTCTCCTCGTCGAGGAATACCGCACCGCCGGCGATCTCGAAGTCAGGCAGCGAATCGAGCAACTGGTCTTCGAAGCCTATATCGAGAATGCCTTCTGGGACCGGTACGGTTTTCTGGGGATACGCCATGCCGCGGTTCCGTTTCAGGATCGCCCCGGCGGGCCGACGCGCTACGCCGCCCGGGTCTCAGAAGTGGTATCCGGGACCGCAGCCGAGGTGGCCAATCTGCAGCTGGACGACCTGATCATCGCCTTCAACGACGAGCCGCTGCCGGTGCTGACCGATCCCCAGGCCTTCGGGGAGTGCATTCGCAAGTTCCCTCCGGGAACGAAGATCCGCATCACGATCGTTCGTCGAAATGAGCTGCAGGTGGTTTCCGCGACGCTCGGTCGCTGGCCGCGACAACAAGTCGTCTCGCCCGGGCAGCCGGTCTATTCGCTTCTGGAAGAGGCCAACCATCAGTTCGCGGCGTGGTGGACGCGGAATTTCGAGGCGCCGCCTCCGAGTTCGGCCGCGCCGATGACCTCCAGTAAGGCGGCAGAAGTGAGCACGGATTAG
- the yidC gene encoding membrane protein insertase YidC: MEKNDTLRNLLIAAAVFFGIMSLGRVLLGPPATPVPNENAATLIPRESGTAATQPVQETGQLPPPPPGSAPPPQASPYSAVEAEEALTVPLGAGVVESAEFNPGDEPYRMRLELSNIGASIADAFLTDHAEALPGHGRYQLLSPVEHEDGRTWRSLAVERLNIDGVDVDLGNKRWHAQPPQPFSEQMPDGETLEGEKAEFWIDIVSESGPVARVRREFRLPRQTRKSLRRDLYVNATVENLSGKPHDFQIVEIGGVGVRKTDPRRDDRFVDVGIEMGDGTISGKRVQDASVVRQESRQLPLYSPDPAVNTRLSWVASDNQYFTLTVAPVTPGTSKPSDRIAASSAIDLDGDKETTDDVTFRLAVAPQRVEPGSTFTFASEVYIGGKQPRGFRDVPRYNARDYYFQISQGFGWCTFNWLVELMIWLLDGLHFAVRDYGLAIIILVLIVRTLLHPITKKGQVNMVRMQHRMQELAPKMEEIKKKYANDKARMQQEMMKLNINPAGQMLTCLPMFLQMPIWIALYLSLSNNIAMRHEPLHFTWIHDLTAPDALIRFSSPIHLPIFGAIDAFNLLPFLLGIAMYTNQKLMPQAKPSPNMTEQQRAQQDMMKKMGPMMSIMMCLVLYKAPSGLNLYIMASSIFGTIEQHLIRKHIREQEEAGTLHGPKKNEDKSNSKPKKLKFRWLQRLQDMADEARKEQLRRAGKRPK; this comes from the coding sequence ATGGAAAAAAACGACACGCTACGCAATCTGCTGATCGCTGCGGCGGTCTTCTTCGGAATCATGTCCCTGGGACGCGTCCTGCTGGGACCGCCGGCCACGCCCGTTCCGAATGAGAACGCCGCGACACTCATTCCGCGGGAATCCGGAACGGCCGCGACGCAACCGGTGCAGGAAACGGGGCAATTGCCGCCTCCGCCGCCCGGCAGCGCTCCGCCGCCGCAGGCTTCGCCTTATTCGGCGGTCGAGGCGGAAGAAGCGTTGACCGTTCCGCTGGGCGCGGGTGTGGTTGAATCGGCGGAATTCAATCCCGGCGACGAGCCCTACCGCATGCGCCTCGAGCTGAGCAATATCGGGGCCTCTATTGCCGACGCGTTTCTGACGGACCATGCCGAGGCCCTCCCCGGGCACGGACGCTATCAGCTTCTCTCTCCCGTGGAGCACGAAGACGGGCGGACCTGGCGGTCACTGGCCGTGGAGCGGCTGAACATCGACGGTGTCGATGTCGATCTGGGAAACAAGCGCTGGCATGCCCAGCCCCCGCAACCGTTCAGCGAGCAGATGCCCGACGGCGAGACTCTCGAGGGCGAAAAGGCGGAATTCTGGATCGACATCGTGTCGGAGAGTGGACCGGTCGCCCGGGTCCGCCGCGAATTCCGGCTTCCCCGACAAACGCGAAAGAGCCTTCGCCGCGATCTCTACGTCAACGCCACGGTGGAGAATCTCTCCGGTAAGCCCCACGACTTTCAGATCGTGGAAATCGGCGGCGTCGGCGTGCGCAAGACCGACCCGCGGCGCGATGACCGCTTTGTGGACGTTGGCATCGAGATGGGCGACGGGACGATCTCCGGCAAACGCGTGCAGGACGCGAGCGTGGTTCGCCAGGAAAGCCGCCAGCTTCCCCTCTATTCGCCCGATCCGGCCGTGAACACCCGGCTTTCCTGGGTGGCCAGCGACAACCAGTACTTCACGCTGACGGTAGCGCCCGTGACGCCCGGTACCTCGAAACCTTCGGACCGGATCGCGGCTTCCTCGGCGATCGACCTCGACGGCGACAAGGAGACGACGGACGACGTCACCTTCCGACTCGCGGTTGCCCCTCAGCGCGTGGAACCCGGCAGCACGTTTACGTTCGCGTCAGAGGTCTACATCGGCGGCAAGCAGCCGCGCGGCTTCCGCGACGTGCCCCGCTACAACGCCCGCGATTATTACTTCCAGATCTCACAGGGCTTCGGCTGGTGTACGTTCAACTGGCTCGTGGAACTGATGATCTGGTTGCTGGATGGCCTGCACTTCGCCGTGCGCGACTATGGTCTGGCGATCATCATTCTCGTGCTGATCGTGCGGACGCTGCTCCACCCCATCACCAAGAAGGGCCAGGTGAACATGGTCCGCATGCAGCATCGCATGCAGGAACTGGCCCCCAAGATGGAGGAGATCAAGAAAAAGTACGCCAACGACAAGGCCCGCATGCAGCAGGAGATGATGAAGCTGAACATCAACCCGGCCGGGCAGATGCTCACCTGCCTGCCGATGTTCCTGCAGATGCCCATCTGGATCGCGCTCTACCTCAGCCTGAGCAACAACATCGCCATGCGGCACGAGCCGCTGCACTTCACCTGGATCCATGATCTGACCGCGCCGGACGCCCTGATTCGTTTCAGCAGCCCGATTCACCTGCCCATTTTCGGGGCCATCGACGCGTTCAACCTGCTGCCGTTCCTGCTGGGCATCGCCATGTACACCAACCAGAAGCTCATGCCCCAGGCCAAGCCCTCGCCGAACATGACGGAGCAGCAGCGCGCCCAACAGGACATGATGAAGAAGATGGGGCCGATGATGAGCATCATGATGTGCCTCGTCCTTTACAAGGCGCCGAGCGGGCTCAACCTCTACATCATGGCCAGTTCCATCTTCGGAACCATCGAGCAGCACCTGATCCGCAAGCACATCCGGGAGCAGGAGGAGGCGGGCACGCTCCACGGCCCGAAGAAAAACGAGGACAAATCAAACAGCAAGCCGAAGAAGCTCAAGTTCCGTTGGTTGCAGCGGCTTCAGGACATGGCCGACGAGGCCCGCAAAGAGCAACTCCGCCGCGCGGGGAAGCGGCCGAAATAG
- a CDS encoding metallophosphoesterase yields the protein MFAVISDIHGNLEALEVALADIERRGIKQIFCLGDVVGYGASPRECLDLAIDRCEVVLCGNHDQAVFYEPLNFHVGAERAAYWTRQTLEEEPDRAKRNRRWAALGRLPMMHETKGLLLVHASPRRPINEYLFADDCYTNPSKILDSFKKLGPNHMACMVGHTHVPGVFLDDPCFDSPGDLTYTNIYSITSDEKAIINVGSIGQPRDRDPRLCYIVVYEKGEAPEDYDPPDVDDDEYCSTVEFVRLEYDIEKSARKIYDTPDLDDYLGSRLFEGK from the coding sequence ATGTTCGCGGTCATTTCCGACATTCACGGCAATCTCGAAGCGCTCGAGGTCGCCTTGGCTGATATTGAGCGCCGCGGGATCAAGCAGATTTTCTGTCTTGGGGACGTAGTGGGGTACGGTGCAAGTCCGCGGGAATGCCTCGATCTCGCCATCGATCGCTGCGAGGTCGTGCTCTGCGGTAACCACGACCAGGCGGTTTTTTACGAACCGCTGAACTTTCACGTGGGCGCGGAGCGGGCGGCCTACTGGACCCGGCAGACGCTGGAGGAAGAGCCCGATCGAGCCAAGCGTAATCGACGGTGGGCGGCCCTGGGGCGCCTCCCCATGATGCACGAGACCAAGGGGCTGCTGTTGGTGCATGCATCGCCGCGCCGCCCCATTAACGAATACCTGTTTGCCGACGATTGTTACACCAATCCCAGCAAGATTCTCGACAGCTTTAAGAAGCTGGGACCGAACCATATGGCGTGCATGGTCGGCCACACGCACGTCCCCGGCGTGTTCCTTGACGATCCCTGTTTCGATTCGCCCGGCGACCTGACCTACACCAACATCTATTCCATTACGTCGGACGAAAAGGCCATCATCAATGTTGGGAGCATCGGTCAGCCACGAGACCGGGACCCGCGGCTTTGTTACATCGTGGTGTACGAGAAGGGGGAAGCCCCGGAAGATTACGATCCTCCGGACGTGGATGACGACGAGTATTGCTCGACGGTCGAGTTCGTGCGCCTGGAATATGACATCGAGAAATCCGCGCGGAAGATCTACGATACGCCGGATCTTGATGATTACCTCGGGTCGCGCCTGTTCGAAGGAAAATAG
- the tsaB gene encoding tRNA (adenosine(37)-N6)-threonylcarbamoyltransferase complex dimerization subunit type 1 TsaB, which yields MGSQPKEADFILAIETSSAYGSVCLGRGGEVLESRVFSGARRHAVEFLPTIDDLARSFDVRPSQLAGVAVSVGPGSFTGLRIGVTAARAFSLALGSRLVAVPTLEVIAQNAGLAPTPPLHAGVMLDAKRGHVYAATFRRTESSYVTDTEPREWNPREFLESLPADAAVLGEGIAYHRDPVDESNVRVLPEELWPARAETLYRLAYERFQRGDVVGRRDLIPLYIRPPEAEEKWLLRHGSDG from the coding sequence ATGGGTTCGCAGCCGAAAGAGGCCGACTTCATACTCGCCATCGAAACGTCCAGCGCTTACGGGAGCGTGTGTCTCGGTCGCGGCGGCGAAGTTCTCGAATCGCGCGTATTCAGCGGCGCCCGCCGCCACGCCGTCGAGTTCCTGCCGACGATCGACGATCTCGCCCGGAGTTTCGACGTGCGTCCCAGCCAGTTGGCGGGTGTCGCCGTCTCCGTCGGGCCCGGCAGCTTTACGGGCCTGCGGATCGGCGTGACGGCGGCACGGGCGTTTTCTCTGGCCCTGGGCAGCCGACTGGTCGCCGTCCCCACGCTCGAGGTCATCGCCCAGAACGCGGGCCTCGCACCGACCCCGCCGCTCCATGCCGGGGTGATGCTCGACGCAAAGCGGGGCCATGTCTACGCGGCGACGTTCCGCCGCACCGAGTCATCGTACGTCACAGACACGGAACCGCGCGAGTGGAATCCTCGCGAATTTCTCGAATCGCTCCCGGCCGATGCTGCCGTTCTCGGCGAGGGCATTGCCTATCACCGCGATCCGGTCGACGAATCGAATGTGCGCGTTCTCCCGGAGGAACTCTGGCCCGCCCGCGCCGAGACGCTCTATCGACTCGCCTACGAGCGCTTCCAGCGCGGTGACGTGGTCGGCCGCAGAGATCTCATTCCCCTCTATATTCGCCCGCCGGAGGCGGAAGAGAAATGGCTCCTGCGCCACGGCTCCGACGGATAA
- the holA gene encoding DNA polymerase III subunit delta produces MAETMVKDGEVHPVYAIVGAERFLVREALTALLERLDSASDGSGATVFDGAEAGLAEVLDEVRTMSLLGGRRVAVVDDADPFISMHRAALERYCQNPCDSGVLVFLCRTLPRTTRLHKAIAENGKLIPCETPKGRGVVDWIARRASAIHGKRMASAAAAALREYAGDELGLLDTELSKLATFVGDRAEITAEDIRSLTGRHREERVFAVTDAMASGDVEAALWHWEQVLATDRAAPVRAVAGLAWSVRRLLDARRQWDSGTSIESLARGLFTPPDVLARRFKRISTRDLEDQQRDLLEVDELVKTGAATVETAVERFIVRHSRPVAAVSSA; encoded by the coding sequence TTGGCAGAAACTATGGTAAAGGACGGCGAAGTTCATCCCGTGTACGCCATCGTCGGCGCGGAGCGTTTTCTCGTGAGGGAGGCGCTGACGGCGCTTCTTGAACGCCTGGATTCCGCCTCGGACGGCTCCGGAGCGACGGTATTCGATGGTGCCGAAGCCGGCCTTGCCGAAGTTCTGGACGAAGTCCGGACGATGTCGCTGTTGGGCGGTCGCCGCGTGGCCGTGGTGGATGATGCTGACCCGTTCATCAGCATGCACCGTGCGGCGCTGGAGCGTTACTGTCAGAATCCCTGCGACAGCGGCGTGCTGGTCTTCCTTTGCCGCACGCTTCCGCGTACGACGCGCCTGCACAAGGCGATCGCGGAAAACGGGAAATTGATCCCCTGCGAGACGCCCAAGGGGCGCGGCGTAGTCGACTGGATTGCGCGGCGGGCGTCGGCGATCCACGGCAAGCGGATGGCGTCAGCGGCGGCGGCCGCCCTGAGGGAGTATGCCGGGGACGAGCTCGGATTGCTTGACACCGAGTTGAGCAAGCTGGCGACGTTTGTGGGTGACCGCGCCGAAATCACAGCCGAGGACATCCGCTCTCTGACAGGCCGTCACCGCGAAGAGCGCGTGTTCGCCGTGACAGATGCCATGGCCTCGGGCGACGTGGAGGCGGCGCTGTGGCACTGGGAGCAGGTTCTTGCGACCGACCGGGCCGCTCCGGTTCGTGCGGTGGCGGGCCTGGCCTGGAGCGTTCGACGCCTGCTGGACGCGCGGCGCCAATGGGATTCCGGTACATCGATCGAGTCGCTCGCCCGGGGGCTCTTTACGCCGCCGGATGTGCTCGCCCGGCGGTTCAAGAGAATCTCCACGCGCGATCTGGAGGATCAACAGCGCGACCTCCTGGAGGTGGACGAATTGGTTAAGACCGGTGCGGCGACGGTGGAGACGGCGGTGGAGCGGTTCATTGTTCGGCACAGCCGACCGGTCGCGGCCGTCTCATCAGCGTAA
- a CDS encoding tetratricopeptide repeat protein, producing MWRLNSAFLGQSARFAALLGLLVGGSAFGDSQALRSRQFDLEYVSNEDALPLTGVRIWYTVDDGATWSFLVADEDRQSPASVEAPREGRIGLYVVLSNAAGDSAPQPEAGTAPQQRILVDATPPVVQLHPLQEAESLGRRVIRIRWTAIDAFFPPRPIELHFRSQGTQDWSVLTPDPLANTGQYDWLVPDGFEGPLEIRVAATDLGGNRIVSEMKRMEVPRVRATDIAWLTRGSGVPDPITEKRPAEIPAAARERAARLFAEGLVDRDRGDYRQGVAKLRRAVELDPFNTEAFAELGNLLFQIGEEERALSAFDIALMQDPKSRSALQGSARVLGKQGNYQSAAQRLRAVLRNDPRDAEVWLNLGDVAIYQGDEVLARDCYDRAARINPQARETVEQARRRLALMDNAAGTPRQGESTGDSGPGIAATP from the coding sequence ATGTGGCGGCTGAATTCAGCATTTCTCGGTCAATCTGCCCGATTCGCGGCTCTTTTGGGCCTCTTGGTCGGAGGGTCGGCGTTCGGCGATTCCCAAGCCCTTCGCTCGAGACAATTCGACCTGGAGTACGTCTCGAATGAGGATGCACTGCCGCTTACCGGCGTGCGAATCTGGTACACCGTCGATGATGGCGCCACCTGGAGCTTCCTGGTGGCCGACGAGGACCGGCAGTCTCCAGCCTCGGTCGAAGCTCCACGAGAGGGGCGTATCGGTCTTTACGTTGTACTCTCCAACGCGGCCGGCGATTCCGCGCCACAACCCGAGGCTGGAACCGCGCCGCAGCAGCGCATTCTGGTTGATGCGACGCCTCCGGTTGTGCAGCTTCATCCCTTGCAGGAGGCCGAATCGCTTGGCCGCCGCGTCATTCGCATTCGCTGGACCGCCATCGACGCTTTTTTCCCCCCGCGCCCGATCGAGTTGCACTTTCGCTCCCAGGGAACCCAGGACTGGTCGGTGCTGACGCCTGACCCGCTGGCGAATACCGGGCAGTACGACTGGCTGGTTCCCGACGGTTTTGAAGGTCCTCTGGAGATTCGCGTTGCGGCCACGGATCTTGGCGGGAATCGTATCGTCAGCGAGATGAAGCGGATGGAGGTTCCGCGGGTACGTGCAACGGATATCGCTTGGCTGACGCGGGGATCCGGGGTGCCCGACCCCATAACCGAAAAACGCCCTGCGGAAATCCCCGCCGCGGCGCGGGAGCGAGCGGCCCGGCTCTTCGCGGAGGGGCTGGTCGACCGCGATCGTGGCGACTATCGTCAGGGCGTCGCCAAGCTTCGCCGTGCGGTGGAGCTCGATCCGTTCAATACCGAGGCCTTCGCCGAGCTTGGTAACCTGCTGTTCCAGATCGGCGAGGAGGAACGGGCCCTTTCGGCGTTTGACATTGCCCTGATGCAGGACCCGAAATCGCGTTCGGCGTTGCAGGGTTCGGCCCGCGTACTGGGAAAGCAGGGCAATTACCAAAGCGCAGCGCAGCGACTACGCGCCGTTCTGCGCAACGACCCCCGCGATGCCGAGGTCTGGTTGAATCTCGGGGACGTGGCCATCTACCAGGGCGATGAGGTTCTGGCGCGGGATTGCTACGATCGGGCGGCCCGAATCAATCCCCAGGCTCGGGAGACCGTCGAGCAGGCGCGGCGGCGCCTGGCGCTGATGGACAATGCGGCCGGAACGCCGCGGCAGGGCGAATCGACGGGCGATTCCGGGCCCGGTATCGCAGCCACACCCTGA
- a CDS encoding histone H1 has translation MEEYERLRELVEAAAEDVRKATGGNKAAGTRVRKSMQDIKQAAQEVRKKILEVRSESNV, from the coding sequence ATGGAAGAATACGAACGTCTACGGGAACTGGTCGAGGCGGCGGCAGAAGACGTGCGCAAGGCGACCGGTGGCAACAAAGCGGCCGGCACCCGCGTCCGCAAGTCGATGCAGGACATCAAGCAGGCCGCCCAGGAAGTGCGCAAGAAAATCCTCGAAGTGCGCTCCGAATCAAACGTCTGA
- a CDS encoding beta-hydroxyacyl-ACP dehydratase: MPPPLLFELDDVDLNSVQITREQIYARLPHRYEFMLLDGACYIDPEGRRVVAFHDCGDDPWWAKGHVPGRPLMPGVLMLEIAAQTAAFASQWTQPDSTFMAFGGIDQCKFREAAFPGDRLYVLAEAMEKRPRKFVSRTQGIKEGRVVFEATITGLVMR, from the coding sequence ATGCCCCCTCCCCTGCTCTTCGAGCTGGACGACGTGGACCTGAACAGCGTCCAGATTACGCGAGAGCAGATCTACGCCCGCCTGCCCCACCGTTATGAATTCATGCTCCTCGACGGGGCCTGCTACATTGACCCGGAAGGCCGGCGTGTGGTCGCGTTTCACGATTGCGGCGACGACCCGTGGTGGGCAAAGGGGCACGTTCCCGGACGGCCGCTCATGCCCGGCGTGCTGATGCTGGAAATCGCCGCGCAAACGGCCGCGTTCGCCTCGCAGTGGACGCAGCCGGACAGCACATTCATGGCTTTCGGGGGGATCGATCAGTGCAAGTTCCGGGAGGCGGCATTCCCGGGAGATCGTCTTTATGTCCTGGCGGAGGCCATGGAGAAGCGTCCCCGGAAGTTCGTTTCCCGCACCCAGGGCATCAAGGAAGGCCGGGTGGTCTTCGAGGCGACGATCACGGGACTGGTGATGCGCTAG